One window from the genome of Xenorhabdus bovienii SS-2004 encodes:
- the tnpC gene encoding IS66 family transposase: MKIDIDALPNDPAELKRLLIKQSQRLAFLEEQFRLAQQKRFGASSEAFPGQGELFNEAEEIALPAETAAAQETLTPPRRKPTRNPLPKDLPRETVFHDIAEEEKQCACCGGRLHQMGADRSEKLLFIPAQIRVVEHVRPKYACRECEKSGIQTPVKQASLPAMPIKKGMATSSLLSQLITSKYQYGLPLYRQESVFKQYGIDLSRQTQSDWILKSAQLFTPLVARFREMLLQQPVLHADETPVKGVTSEKTTHYMWVYCVGTDTPEPAALTPNIVLYDHQASRSGTCAADYLAGFQGYLQVDGYQGYEQTGARLVGCMAHARRKFMEAKQAQGKNKTGKADIALSLIQSLYRVEHQVKGLSPAEKYRIRQEKALPIWDKLSAWLVKTRSQVIPKSKLGEAVTYLSNQWAKLIRYREDGRLSIDNNRAERAIKPFVIGRKAWLFSHTSRGAQASAILYSVIETAKANGLIPFDYVMTCLDELCQPTPDLEKLLPWKKVISKV, from the coding sequence ATGAAAATTGATATTGATGCCCTGCCCAATGACCCCGCTGAACTGAAACGGCTGCTGATTAAGCAGTCGCAGCGGCTGGCCTTTTTGGAAGAGCAGTTCCGTTTAGCCCAACAAAAACGGTTTGGGGCTTCCTCGGAAGCGTTCCCCGGCCAGGGGGAGTTGTTTAACGAAGCGGAAGAAATTGCGCTGCCGGCTGAAACGGCCGCCGCACAGGAAACCCTCACACCTCCCCGCCGTAAGCCGACACGCAACCCCCTGCCCAAAGATTTACCGCGCGAAACCGTGTTCCATGATATCGCCGAGGAAGAAAAACAGTGTGCGTGCTGTGGCGGCAGGTTGCATCAGATGGGGGCAGATCGCAGTGAAAAACTGTTGTTCATTCCCGCTCAAATCAGGGTGGTTGAGCATGTCCGCCCCAAATACGCCTGCCGTGAATGTGAAAAATCCGGCATTCAGACGCCTGTCAAACAAGCCTCCTTGCCAGCGATGCCCATCAAGAAAGGCATGGCGACCAGCAGCCTGCTCAGCCAGCTTATCACCAGTAAATATCAGTATGGGTTACCGCTGTACCGTCAGGAAAGTGTGTTCAAACAGTATGGCATTGACCTCAGCCGCCAGACCCAGAGTGACTGGATATTAAAATCCGCACAGTTGTTTACGCCGTTGGTGGCCAGGTTCAGGGAAATGCTGTTGCAACAACCGGTTCTCCATGCGGATGAAACCCCGGTGAAGGGGGTGACGTCTGAAAAAACGACCCATTACATGTGGGTCTATTGTGTGGGCACTGATACCCCCGAACCGGCGGCGCTCACACCGAATATTGTGCTGTATGACCACCAGGCCAGCCGTTCAGGCACCTGCGCTGCTGACTATCTCGCCGGTTTTCAAGGTTATCTGCAGGTGGATGGCTATCAAGGCTATGAGCAGACCGGTGCCCGGCTGGTCGGTTGCATGGCCCATGCCCGCCGTAAATTTATGGAAGCGAAGCAGGCGCAGGGAAAAAACAAAACGGGCAAAGCCGATATCGCGCTGAGCCTGATCCAGTCACTGTACCGGGTCGAGCATCAGGTCAAGGGGTTAAGCCCGGCAGAAAAATACCGGATCCGCCAGGAAAAAGCGCTTCCTATCTGGGATAAGTTATCGGCCTGGCTGGTTAAAACCCGATCCCAGGTGATCCCCAAAAGCAAGCTGGGTGAGGCCGTCACTTATCTGAGCAATCAATGGGCAAAACTGATCCGCTATCGTGAGGATGGCCGCTTGTCAATCGACAATAACCGGGCCGAAAGGGCGATCAAACCGTTTGTCATCGGGCGAAAGGCGTGGCTGTTCAGCCATACCTCGCGCGGTGCACAAGCCAGTGCGATCCTCTACAGCGTCATTGAAACGGCCAAAGCCAATGGATTGATCCCTTTCGATTATGTCATGACTTGCCTGGATGAGTTATGCCAACCCACCCCGGATCTGGAAAAACTACTGCCCTGGAAAAAAGTGATAAGCAAGGTGTAG